The sequence ATCATGATGGATTACAAAACGGACATCGGGCTTATCAATTCCCATTCCGAATGCTATGGTAGCAACAACAACATCAACATCTTCCATTAGGAACATATCTTGGTGTCTTGCTCTTGTTTTAGCATCTAATCCCGCATGATAAGGCACAGCACTTATTCCATTTACTTGTAACAAGTGAGCAATTTCCTCTACTTTTTTCCTACTTAAACAATAGATTACTCCAGATTTCCCTTTGTGTTGTTTTATAAAACGAATAATATCCGATTCGATATTTTTCGTTTTAGGCTTCACTTCATAGTACAAATTTGCTCTATTGAAGGAGGCTTTAAAAGTGTTTGCATTTGGCATATCTAAATTTTTTAGAATATCCTCTTGCACTTTTGGTGTAGCAGTTGCAGTTAATCCAATAATCGGGATATCTCCCAATTGTTTGATTATGTTTCTTAGATTCCTATATTCTGGCCTAAAATCGTGACCCCACTCAGAGATACAATGTGCCTCATCGATGGCAACAAATGATAATTTTACGCCTTTTAAAAACTGAATATATTCTTCTTTGGTTAAAGATTCTGGTGCCACATATAACAACTTGGTCAACCCTGAAGTGATATCACTTTTAACTTGATTAATCTCTGTCTTAGTTAAAGAAGAATTTAAAACATGGGCTATTCCTGCTTCTGAACTTAGTCCTCTTATGGCATCAACTTGATTTTTCATAAGGGCAATAAGCGGAGAAACTACAATTGCAGTTCCTTCCTGGACTAAAGCTGGCAATTGGTAACATAAGGATTTCCCTCCACCAGTAGGCATAATAACAAAACTATTATTTCCATAGATGATACTGTTAACAACTTGTTCTTGAAGTCCTTTGAATTGGTTAAACCCGAAATATTTTTTTAATTCTTTGTGTAAATCAATTTCGTTTGGTTTCATTCTTTATTAATATGATTTTACCTAAATTTGCAATTATAAAGATACGACTTTCTTTATAAATACAAAACATAAATATTTTTTATACTTTGGACACAACAACAACTATATTAAATTCGGCAAAGAACACCATTTTAGCTGAAAGCAAAAGCATAGCTGAACTTGTTAATTACTTAACATATGATTTTGCTGAAGCAACAAAAATAATCTATAATTCGAAAGGACGTTTGGTCGTTACTGGAATTGGAAAAAGTGCCATTATTGCTCAAAAAATAGTAGCAACATTAAATTCTACAGGTACTCCTTCTGTTTTTCTTCATGCTGCAGAAGCTGTTCATGGAGATTTAGGAATGGTTTTACCACAAGATGTGATTATTTGTATCTCTAAAAGTGGAAACAGTCCAGAAATTAAAGTTTTAGTCCCGTTATTAAAAAGATTTGGAAACACTCTTATAGGAATGACTGCTGACGCAAATTCATTTCTTGGAAAAGAGTCGCATTATCTTTTACATGCTTATGTAGAGAATGAAGCTTGTCCAAACAATTTAGCACCTACGAATAGTACGACTGCACAATTAGTATTAGGAGATGCTTTAGCTGTAGCTTTAATGGAATTAAGGAATTTTAAAAGTGAAGATTTTGCTATTTATCACCCTGGTGGTGCTTTAGGAAAAAAATTACTACTTAAAATAAAAGATATGCTAGACACTACGCATACTCCAAAAGTTGCTCCAGATGCAAGCATTAAGAAAGTAATAATGGAAATTTCTGAAAAGCGTTTAGGTGTTACCGCAGTAATTGACAACGAAAAAGTGATTGGTATTATTACCGATGGAGATATTCGAAGAATGCTAAACGATAATGATACTTTTACACATTTAGTTGCAAAAGACATTATGACTAAAAACCCAAAAAACATTAATTCTAACATTCTTGTGTCGGAAGCATTAAGTATTTTAGAGAATAATTCTATCACACAATTAGTAGTAATTGACAATGATATTTATAAAGGAATCTTACATTTGCATGATATTTTAAAAGAAGGAATTGTATAATGGCAAAAAAAAATATGGCTGAAATGTCGTTTTTAGACCATCTTGAAGAACTTAGATGGCTATTAATTAGAAGTACAATCGCAATTTTAGCGGGGGCAACTATTGCTTTTTTCTTTAGCGATTTTATTTTTAATGAAATTATATTCGGACCAAAAAGCGTCGATTTTTTCACTTATCAATTCTTTTGTGATATTTCTCAAAAATTTGGTTTAGATGAAAGTCTATGTGTTAAAGAAATAAATCTTCCTATTCAAAATAGAGAAATGGGCGGACAATTCTCTATACATTTATGGACTTCTATAACAGTAGGATTTATTTTCGCATTCCCTTTTATACTTTGGGAAATTTGGAAATTCATAAGTCCGGCCTTATATGATAGTGAAAAAAAATATGCTTCTGCATTTATCATTATTTCCTCTCTATTATTCTTTATAGGTGTTTTATTCGGTTATTATATTATTGCTCCTTTATCGGTTCAGTTTTTCGCAAGTTATATTGTGAGTACAGAAATTAATAATTCAATCGATATTACTTCCTATATTAGCTTAATGAAAACTTCTGCAATTGCTAGTGGTTTACTTTTTGAGTTACCAATAATCATATACTTTTTAACTAAATTAGGACTCGTAACTCCTGATTTCTTGAGGAAATATAGAAAATACACACTTGTTATCGTACTTATTTTATCGGCTATTATTACTCCACCAGACATAATTAGCCAAGTTATTGTAGCTATTCCTATAATGATTTTATATGAGATAAGTATTCTAATTAGTGCAACTGTGATGAAAAAACAAAATAAAACAACCGATTTAACAAACTACTAATTATGTCTGATTTAGTAAAAGAATTCAACGAATATCGTTCTAAAATGAACGAAAAGCTATTGGCTGATAACAATAAAGTAATTAAACGTATTTTTAACGTAGACACAAATGCCTACATGGAAGGAGCGTTAGACGTTAAAACAAAAGAACTTCTTGGTTTAGTTGCTTCTGCTGTATTGCGTTGCGATGATTGCGTTAAATATCATTTAGAGACATCACATAAAGAAGGTATTACAAAAGAAGAAATGATGGAAGCAATGGGAATTGCTACACTTGTTGGAGGCTCTATTGTTATTCCTCATTTAAGAAGAGCCTACGAGTTTTGGGAAGCTCTTGAAGAAAATGTTAAATAAAAAACATTAAAATGAGCAAGATTGTTATTTGTACTAACTGTACTGAAGAGAATGATTCTTCTGCTAGATATTGTTCTAAATGTGGCTATAAAATTCCAGAAGTTGAAATTGAAGCAAAGGAACCTGAGTCTATAAAAAACACTAAAAAAAGTGATGATAAAAAGAATACCAAGAAAAAAATAATTACTACAATTCTTTCTCTTATTTTCTTTTTTGCTTTTTTTTTCGCGGCTAAACTCATCTTTAAAACCGATGATATTGATAGTGAATTAACAAAAATCGCTAGCGAAATAAATAAGACCTGTCCTTTCAATGTTGACAAGGACACTCGTTTGGATGGCGTTTTAGTGCTACCAAACAAAACCATTCAATACAATTATACTTTAACAAGCTACTCAAAAGAAGAAATAAATATTGAAGAAGCTTCTGAATATATTTTTAAAAATTCTTTAGAAAATATAAAGAATAATCCTGATATGAAATATTTGAAAGACAAACATGTTAATTTCACATATTCTTATAAGGACAAAAAAAAGGTCTATTTGTTTAAAGTTGACGTAAAACCGAGTGACTATAATTAAGTTAAAAATACTAGCAAAATTGTTAAACTTAAAAGCGAAACACTATAAAATTTAATACATTTACATATTACATATTCAATTAAATGAAATTAAGAGCAGAGAATTTAGTAAAGACCTATAAAAAAAGAAGTGTCGTAAAAGGGATTTCTGTAGAAGTAAATCAAGGAGAAATTGTAGGTTTACTTGGTCCGAATGGTGCTGGAAAAACAACTTCTTTCTACATGATTGTGGGTTTAGTGAAACCAAATAGTGGTAATATTTATCTAGATGATATGAATATCACCAATTTCCCAATGTACAAACGTGCACAAAACGGAATTGGTTATTTAGCACAAGAAGCCTCTGTTTTTAGAAAATTAAGTATTGAAGATAACATTCTAAGTGTACTCCAATTAACGAATCTTTCAAAAGCAGAACAGGAAGCAAAAATGGAATCGTTAATTGACGAATTCGCACTACAACACATTCGCACAAACAGAGGAGATTTACTTTCTGG is a genomic window of Flavobacterium jumunjinense containing:
- a CDS encoding KpsF/GutQ family sugar-phosphate isomerase; the encoded protein is MDTTTTILNSAKNTILAESKSIAELVNYLTYDFAEATKIIYNSKGRLVVTGIGKSAIIAQKIVATLNSTGTPSVFLHAAEAVHGDLGMVLPQDVIICISKSGNSPEIKVLVPLLKRFGNTLIGMTADANSFLGKESHYLLHAYVENEACPNNLAPTNSTTAQLVLGDALAVALMELRNFKSEDFAIYHPGGALGKKLLLKIKDMLDTTHTPKVAPDASIKKVIMEISEKRLGVTAVIDNEKVIGIITDGDIRRMLNDNDTFTHLVAKDIMTKNPKNINSNILVSEALSILENNSITQLVVIDNDIYKGILHLHDILKEGIV
- the tatC gene encoding twin-arginine translocase subunit TatC, translating into MAKKNMAEMSFLDHLEELRWLLIRSTIAILAGATIAFFFSDFIFNEIIFGPKSVDFFTYQFFCDISQKFGLDESLCVKEINLPIQNREMGGQFSIHLWTSITVGFIFAFPFILWEIWKFISPALYDSEKKYASAFIIISSLLFFIGVLFGYYIIAPLSVQFFASYIVSTEINNSIDITSYISLMKTSAIASGLLFELPIIIYFLTKLGLVTPDFLRKYRKYTLVIVLILSAIITPPDIISQVIVAIPIMILYEISILISATVMKKQNKTTDLTNY
- a CDS encoding carboxymuconolactone decarboxylase family protein encodes the protein MSDLVKEFNEYRSKMNEKLLADNNKVIKRIFNVDTNAYMEGALDVKTKELLGLVASAVLRCDDCVKYHLETSHKEGITKEEMMEAMGIATLVGGSIVIPHLRRAYEFWEALEENVK
- a CDS encoding zinc ribbon domain-containing protein, with amino-acid sequence MSKIVICTNCTEENDSSARYCSKCGYKIPEVEIEAKEPESIKNTKKSDDKKNTKKKIITTILSLIFFFAFFFAAKLIFKTDDIDSELTKIASEINKTCPFNVDKDTRLDGVLVLPNKTIQYNYTLTSYSKEEINIEEASEYIFKNSLENIKNNPDMKYLKDKHVNFTYSYKDKKKVYLFKVDVKPSDYN
- the lptB gene encoding LPS export ABC transporter ATP-binding protein, encoding MKLRAENLVKTYKKRSVVKGISVEVNQGEIVGLLGPNGAGKTTSFYMIVGLVKPNSGNIYLDDMNITNFPMYKRAQNGIGYLAQEASVFRKLSIEDNILSVLQLTNLSKAEQEAKMESLIDEFALQHIRTNRGDLLSGGERRRTEIARCLATDPKFILLDEPFAGVDPVAVEDIQRIVAQLKNKNIGILITDHNVQETLAITDKTYLMFEGGILKAGKPEELAEDEVVRRVYLGQNFELRKKKIDFDAPKTTIIHGKGEALKSEE